Proteins encoded within one genomic window of Methanomicrobia archaeon:
- a CDS encoding FAD-binding oxidoreductase has protein sequence MNVKKLKLELNALLGDEARIRTDAFERELYSTDVGSVPFAHRLFETTPQLVVQPQTVDALIKVVRFASAEKVALFPRGAGSSGLGGVVPTKKGIALDLSALNSILELNREQKTITVQTGTRWSAIEAAAQQEGLSLRVYPSSFFSTVGGWIASGGYGIGSFQFGHLKEQIESIEMLFPAGDVRLFTAADKEFALFFGTEGQFGILLAATLRLRKMPEQVLPQLLYFGGVDAALTFVTELIQSKIRPYHIKYLDAHHLKEVNKQMGEALYAERDAVLVALESHDAALPFRQFAKNRGIAADEYLARYLWHERLFPMKRRSTQPTLLACELIMPLRYVAAYLNRARWITKRYGLDLQAEAHMLGETDALVLLSFLSDVRDSWRYLAHLALVPRLTMLGIKQGGAPYNLGIWNAPFITHKLDPQILRAYRAYKRKVDPCTILNPNKFFAVRTRWGVIPDLLFTPSLFRLLIRGASLFTPLMARSGEEHHHESVLEKTLYSCVKCGSCAAQCPAYAVTHDDALIPKNKLYLAKKLHEGGQVSMQEAEKAFLCLHCGLCREVCQNDLDLVAAWEELEQRLELQFGRPDRAIREFVSTAEDSPAYWRCVHAQEV, from the coding sequence ATGAACGTGAAGAAGTTGAAGCTGGAACTGAATGCGCTGCTGGGTGATGAAGCGCGAATACGCACCGACGCCTTTGAGCGCGAGCTCTACTCCACGGACGTCGGCTCGGTCCCCTTTGCACACCGTCTCTTCGAGACCACACCACAGCTGGTAGTGCAGCCGCAAACCGTTGATGCACTCATCAAAGTCGTTCGATTCGCAAGCGCAGAAAAGGTGGCACTCTTTCCACGGGGCGCAGGCTCTTCGGGACTTGGTGGTGTGGTACCCACGAAAAAAGGGATCGCTCTTGACCTCTCTGCTCTGAACAGTATTCTCGAGCTGAACAGGGAGCAGAAGACGATCACGGTACAAACAGGAACTCGATGGTCAGCGATAGAAGCGGCTGCGCAGCAGGAAGGGCTCTCGCTGCGCGTGTACCCTTCGAGCTTCTTCTCCACTGTGGGGGGGTGGATCGCCTCCGGCGGCTACGGGATCGGAAGCTTTCAGTTCGGGCACCTTAAAGAGCAGATCGAATCGATCGAGATGCTCTTTCCCGCGGGTGATGTGCGGCTCTTTACTGCGGCGGATAAGGAGTTCGCCCTGTTTTTCGGTACCGAAGGGCAGTTCGGCATCCTGCTCGCTGCTACGCTTAGATTACGGAAGATGCCTGAGCAGGTGCTCCCACAGCTTCTGTATTTCGGCGGTGTCGATGCAGCACTCACGTTCGTGACCGAGCTGATCCAATCGAAGATCAGACCGTACCACATCAAGTACCTCGATGCCCACCACCTCAAGGAGGTGAATAAGCAGATGGGTGAAGCGCTCTATGCAGAGCGTGATGCGGTCCTGGTGGCACTGGAATCTCACGATGCGGCGTTGCCATTCAGGCAGTTCGCAAAGAATCGCGGTATTGCCGCGGACGAGTATCTGGCACGATACCTCTGGCATGAACGACTCTTCCCGATGAAGCGGCGCAGCACTCAGCCGACCCTCTTAGCCTGCGAGCTTATCATGCCACTGAGGTACGTGGCTGCCTATCTGAACAGGGCGAGATGGATAACAAAGCGGTATGGGCTCGATCTTCAGGCGGAAGCACACATGCTGGGCGAAACAGACGCGCTGGTGCTACTCTCGTTCCTCTCTGACGTACGGGATTCGTGGCGATACCTCGCCCATCTCGCACTCGTTCCGCGACTCACCATGCTCGGGATCAAACAGGGCGGAGCGCCGTATAACCTCGGGATCTGGAACGCGCCCTTTATTACCCATAAGCTTGATCCGCAGATACTGCGGGCCTATCGAGCATACAAGCGGAAGGTCGATCCGTGCACCATCCTGAATCCGAACAAATTCTTCGCGGTGCGAACCAGATGGGGGGTTATTCCGGATCTGCTCTTCACCCCGAGCCTGTTCAGACTGCTCATTCGCGGCGCGTCACTCTTCACACCACTCATGGCACGCTCAGGTGAGGAACACCATCACGAATCAGTATTGGAGAAGACCCTGTACTCCTGTGTGAAATGCGGCAGTTGTGCTGCTCAATGCCCCGCGTACGCGGTTACGCATGATGACGCGCTCATTCCGAAGAACAAACTGTACCTCGCGAAAAAGCTGCATGAGGGGGGTCAGGTCTCGATGCAGGAGGCTGAGAAGGCTTTCCTCTGCCTGCACTGCGGGCTCTGCCGTGAGGTCTGTCAGAATGACCTGGATCTGGTAGCAGCGTGGGAAGAGCTGGAGCAGCGGCTTGAGTTGCAGTTTGGAAGACCTGATCGGGCAATACGGGAATTCGTCTCGACTGCGGAGGATAGTCCCGCGTACTGGAGGTGTGTACATGCCCAGGAAGTATAA
- a CDS encoding CopG family transcriptional regulator, with product MPPPERITVAMDEDTFKMFKKMQAELGISQSELVREALRFYGKHRTLFESIEDRKVYTHAEMLRLGEHVIMDIDHWLLFLKFVDTHPDKEQFWELNKTISAAHAEQFKHQYFRVEAVLRRLEACNFFALTPVSKNEYTLILSSDILKHFVKTMLAETLTGMGFRVELKEDLAKLRLKVLDEGQKQ from the coding sequence ATGCCACCACCAGAACGGATCACGGTAGCCATGGATGAGGATACCTTCAAGATGTTTAAGAAGATGCAGGCTGAGCTGGGGATCTCGCAGAGCGAGCTTGTCCGCGAGGCGTTACGCTTCTATGGCAAGCACCGCACGCTCTTCGAATCGATTGAGGATCGAAAGGTGTACACGCACGCGGAGATGCTCCGGCTGGGTGAGCACGTCATCATGGATATCGACCACTGGCTGCTCTTCTTGAAGTTCGTGGACACGCATCCGGATAAGGAGCAGTTCTGGGAATTGAACAAGACGATCAGTGCAGCGCATGCAGAGCAGTTCAAGCACCAGTACTTCCGGGTCGAGGCGGTGCTCAGGCGACTGGAGGCCTGCAACTTCTTTGCACTCACACCGGTCTCGAAGAACGAGTATACGCTCATCTTGAGTTCAGACATCCTCAAGCACTTTGTGAAGACGATGCTGGCGGAGACCTTGACGGGCATGGGCTTCCGTGTGGAGCTGAAAGAGGATCTGGCAAAGTTGCGCTTGAAAGTCCTGGACGAAGGTCAGAAGCAGTAA
- a CDS encoding FMN-binding glutamate synthase family protein, whose protein sequence is MQQPEIRLAPSRFLHEIGEVEVRRAVASCINCGMCASVCPFGVHERKAGFNRIAKPVSYRCIGHACEDEPFYCVDQCPRKALSLAENPLYRTIGDRRWTRDLILGTWKQAETGLPLRGLRYEIGDSGGGFDRIFFAFASAERGEVEDRAAVSTAIDLNKRAGEQLRIAVPFYGGGMSFGSISLSVMLARAKAAQAWGTFTCTGEGGYPEPLRDYNDNMITQVATGLFGVSEETIQRVKIVELKYAQGAKPGLGGHLLGDKVTADVARMREAVPGCSLFSPFPFHSVYSVEDHEKHIDWIKTINPKALVSVKVSTARDVDMVAVGSYYAGAHIIHLDGSYGGTGAAPDIAKKNIAMPIEYAIPKVHAFLKEEGIRDRMTVIASGGIRTAYDAAKAIALGADGVALGTTELVALGCVRCGSCESSRGCPRGIATTDPELTRALDVEWGAQRLINLYAAWQSIFAEILSKLGMRSVRELVGRYDCLLHLDYPTDKEVRPNERVL, encoded by the coding sequence ATGCAACAGCCTGAAATTAGATTAGCCCCCTCACGATTTTTGCACGAGATCGGCGAGGTGGAAGTAAGGCGAGCGGTAGCGAGCTGCATCAATTGCGGCATGTGCGCGAGCGTATGTCCGTTTGGCGTGCACGAGCGAAAAGCGGGCTTCAACAGGATTGCGAAGCCGGTAAGCTATCGCTGCATCGGCCACGCCTGCGAGGATGAACCCTTTTACTGCGTCGACCAGTGCCCCCGGAAAGCGCTCTCGTTGGCCGAAAACCCACTGTACCGCACCATCGGCGACCGGCGGTGGACCCGCGATCTGATCCTCGGCACCTGGAAGCAAGCAGAGACCGGATTACCGCTCCGGGGACTTCGCTACGAGATTGGCGACTCGGGTGGCGGGTTCGACCGTATTTTCTTCGCGTTCGCGAGCGCGGAGCGCGGCGAGGTGGAAGATAGGGCCGCGGTAAGCACCGCGATTGACCTGAATAAGAGAGCAGGGGAGCAGCTCAGGATCGCGGTGCCGTTCTACGGTGGCGGCATGTCCTTTGGCTCGATCAGCCTCTCGGTCATGCTCGCACGTGCAAAAGCAGCGCAGGCCTGGGGCACCTTTACCTGCACCGGTGAGGGTGGCTATCCCGAGCCGTTACGGGACTACAACGATAACATGATCACCCAGGTCGCAACCGGGCTCTTCGGCGTCTCTGAGGAGACCATCCAGCGGGTCAAGATCGTCGAGCTCAAGTACGCGCAGGGCGCGAAACCAGGCCTTGGCGGGCATCTTCTGGGCGATAAAGTGACTGCAGACGTCGCTCGTATGCGGGAAGCAGTACCCGGATGCAGCTTGTTCTCGCCGTTTCCGTTCCACAGCGTCTATTCGGTGGAGGATCACGAGAAACACATCGATTGGATAAAGACGATCAATCCCAAAGCGCTCGTCTCCGTGAAGGTCTCGACCGCACGAGACGTGGATATGGTAGCCGTGGGTAGCTATTATGCCGGTGCACACATTATCCATCTCGACGGGAGCTACGGCGGCACGGGTGCTGCACCGGACATTGCGAAGAAGAATATCGCCATGCCGATCGAGTATGCAATACCGAAAGTGCATGCGTTCCTCAAAGAGGAAGGGATCAGGGACAGGATGACAGTGATCGCCAGTGGCGGCATACGAACCGCTTATGATGCGGCCAAGGCGATTGCACTGGGCGCGGACGGCGTGGCGCTCGGCACCACTGAACTCGTGGCGCTGGGCTGCGTACGCTGTGGGAGTTGTGAATCGAGCAGAGGCTGCCCGCGTGGCATCGCAACCACTGATCCTGAGCTTACCAGAGCGCTCGACGTGGAATGGGGCGCGCAACGCCTCATCAACCTTTACGCCGCGTGGCAAAGCATATTCGCCGAGATCCTCAGCAAGCTTGGCATGCGGAGTGTCAGGGAGCTCGTGGGGCGATACGACTGTCTGCTGCATCTTGATTATCCAACTGATAAGGAGGTGAGACCTAATGAGCGTGTATTATAG
- a CDS encoding glutamine synthetase, with protein sequence MEKEGNVKTKDGVFEALSNGGIKFVRLWFTDILGQLKSFAITPRELEGAFDEGMGFDGSSIQGFARIDESDMLAKPDPATFQIVPWRPKEHAVARMFCDILQPDGSPYAGDPRYALKRNLDQLKQKGLTFYLGPELEYFYFKQNGNTEVLDHGGYFDLTTLDAGSDLRRDTILTLEAMGIEVEYSHHEVAPSQHEIDLRYKDALTMADQVMTYRIVVKEIAQKYGYYASFMPKPIFGVNGSGMHTHQSLFADDKNAFFDPEDEYGLSALCRGYIAGLLRHAPEITAVTNQFVNSYKRLVPGYEAPVYISWARRNRSTLVRVPMYKPGKEKATRVEYRSPDPACNPYLAFSVMLAAGLAGIKNRYELPAPMEKDVYVMTAEEKKQHGITALPGSLIEALALTEQSALVREALGEHIFTNFIISKNVEWDRYRITVSEWELQEYLSVL encoded by the coding sequence ATGGAAAAAGAAGGTAACGTAAAGACAAAGGACGGTGTGTTTGAAGCGCTCTCGAACGGAGGGATAAAGTTCGTACGCCTGTGGTTTACGGACATCCTGGGCCAGTTGAAGAGCTTCGCCATCACACCACGGGAATTGGAAGGCGCATTTGACGAGGGGATGGGGTTCGATGGATCTTCGATACAGGGATTTGCGCGGATTGATGAGAGTGATATGCTGGCGAAGCCTGATCCCGCTACCTTTCAGATCGTCCCTTGGCGGCCAAAGGAGCATGCGGTGGCACGGATGTTCTGCGATATCCTGCAACCGGATGGCAGCCCCTATGCGGGCGATCCAAGGTACGCGTTGAAAAGGAACCTGGACCAGTTGAAGCAGAAGGGTTTAACCTTCTATCTGGGGCCGGAGCTGGAGTATTTCTACTTCAAGCAGAATGGCAACACGGAAGTGCTTGATCACGGCGGATACTTCGATCTGACCACGCTGGATGCGGGCAGCGACCTCCGGCGGGATACGATCTTAACACTGGAAGCGATGGGGATCGAGGTGGAATACAGCCATCATGAGGTCGCGCCCTCGCAGCACGAGATCGACCTCAGGTATAAGGACGCACTGACGATGGCAGACCAGGTGATGACCTATCGGATCGTGGTGAAGGAGATAGCGCAGAAGTACGGGTACTATGCCTCGTTCATGCCGAAACCGATCTTCGGGGTGAACGGATCGGGAATGCACACGCACCAATCACTCTTTGCGGATGATAAGAACGCGTTCTTTGACCCTGAGGACGAGTATGGTCTCTCAGCGCTCTGCCGCGGCTATATCGCCGGGCTGCTCAGACATGCGCCCGAGATAACGGCAGTCACCAACCAATTTGTGAACTCGTATAAGCGCCTGGTGCCGGGCTATGAGGCCCCCGTATATATCTCATGGGCACGGCGCAATCGCTCGACACTCGTGCGGGTGCCGATGTACAAGCCGGGTAAAGAGAAAGCAACCCGGGTAGAATACCGCAGCCCAGATCCGGCGTGTAATCCGTATCTGGCGTTCTCGGTCATGCTCGCGGCCGGGTTAGCGGGGATCAAGAACAGGTATGAGTTGCCCGCACCGATGGAGAAGGATGTGTATGTGATGACCGCTGAGGAGAAGAAGCAGCACGGGATAACCGCGCTACCCGGAAGCTTGATCGAGGCACTTGCACTGACCGAGCAGAGCGCCCTGGTACGGGAAGCGTTAGGCGAGCACATCTTCACCAACTTCATCATTTCGAAGAACGTCGAGTGGGACAGGTATCGTATCACCGTATCGGAATGGGAGCTGCAAGAGTACCTGAGTGTGCTCTAA
- a CDS encoding glutamate synthase translates to MSVYYSTEAEGGCGVVGFASTALVKGKHIFKPAYQMHNRGNGKGGGVAAVGLSHEDLGVSRSVLEEDYLLQIALLDPAARKELETEFIAPYLDIDHAERLPTVADYRAIAGLETEPPEVWRYFVRVKAEVIDAYIRTHGREEWERRKVEDHLIFQNSFRINKKFYAALGDKRAFVLSHGRNMMILKIVGYAESIIQYYQLEEFRALIWIAHQRYPTRGRVWHPGGAHPFVGMHEAFVHNGDFANYHSVVEYLVQRGRVPLFLTDTEVAVLLFDLLNREYSYPLEYLIEAMAPTTERDFDLLPPQKQKIYRAVQTAHIHGSPDGPWFFIVARNEPYEKILQLIGITDTSMLRPQVFALVEHSDLQIGLIASEKQAIDATLKSLSEEDERFPSVADRYWNARGGSYTDGGAFIFTLRGTETKALECTNKFGALITTPKNQTHGDFTITVTEPPDSRSHRALLEAALERPDALFAFLSSGVKDWDWNQVRWTLNELVRYAQQDEQAKTVVIAGLTLLNDRRYDTGSKKRSSIIQAIREALHMIFETTPSIALQTHGRYQLIRWLTRDCLRPPGTASDVLIMDVAECPPEGAESAARLLVAAYRQGWRQFVVYNAQGHRFCGSGLGAQTTGVRIDVYDSAGDYLGSSIDGAAVYVHGDGQDQLGQIVKSGKLVIFGDVGQTFMYGAKGGEAYVLGNTAGRPLINAVGKPRVVINGTCLDYLAESFMAGDPLNGGGFVIVNGLEPDEHGRFHEQDTPYPGSNLFSLASGGAIYIRDPHHRVVAEQLNGGAFSTVTPADWELIVPYLQENEQLFGISVDDDLLRVNGVRKQPQEVYRKVQPITSTFSNGMGPV, encoded by the coding sequence ATGAGCGTGTATTATAGTACCGAGGCTGAAGGTGGCTGTGGCGTTGTGGGCTTTGCCTCCACAGCGCTCGTCAAGGGCAAGCATATCTTCAAACCTGCGTATCAGATGCATAACCGTGGCAACGGAAAAGGTGGCGGCGTCGCTGCGGTTGGCCTCTCGCACGAGGATCTCGGCGTTTCTCGATCTGTACTCGAAGAGGATTATCTGCTCCAGATCGCGCTACTTGATCCAGCGGCACGTAAGGAGCTTGAAACGGAGTTCATTGCACCCTATCTGGACATTGACCATGCCGAACGGCTACCGACCGTAGCTGATTACCGCGCGATAGCCGGGCTCGAGACCGAACCGCCGGAGGTGTGGCGGTATTTTGTCCGGGTCAAAGCGGAGGTGATCGATGCTTACATAAGGACGCACGGCCGGGAGGAGTGGGAGCGCCGGAAGGTCGAGGATCATTTGATCTTTCAGAACAGTTTCCGGATCAACAAGAAATTCTACGCCGCGCTCGGCGATAAACGCGCATTCGTGCTCTCGCACGGCAGGAATATGATGATCCTGAAGATCGTCGGGTACGCGGAGAGCATCATCCAGTATTACCAGCTCGAGGAGTTCCGCGCCCTTATCTGGATCGCGCACCAGCGATATCCCACTCGAGGCAGGGTCTGGCATCCCGGCGGCGCGCACCCCTTCGTGGGTATGCATGAGGCGTTTGTACACAACGGCGACTTCGCGAACTATCACTCCGTGGTCGAGTACCTCGTACAACGCGGGCGAGTGCCCTTATTCCTCACGGACACCGAAGTTGCTGTGCTCCTCTTCGACCTGCTCAACCGGGAGTACAGCTATCCGTTGGAGTATCTCATCGAGGCGATGGCGCCGACCACCGAGCGCGATTTCGATCTGCTCCCGCCGCAGAAGCAGAAGATCTACCGCGCAGTGCAGACCGCGCATATCCACGGCTCGCCTGACGGCCCCTGGTTCTTTATCGTCGCCCGGAACGAGCCGTACGAGAAGATCCTCCAGCTCATCGGAATAACGGACACGTCAATGCTGCGACCACAGGTGTTCGCGCTGGTCGAGCACAGCGACCTGCAAATAGGGCTCATTGCATCGGAAAAGCAAGCGATCGACGCGACCCTGAAGAGTCTCTCAGAGGAGGATGAACGCTTCCCCTCAGTCGCTGACAGATACTGGAACGCTCGAGGCGGGAGTTATACCGACGGTGGCGCCTTTATATTCACACTGCGCGGCACGGAGACGAAAGCGCTCGAGTGTACCAATAAATTCGGCGCACTGATAACTACACCGAAGAATCAGACTCATGGCGATTTCACGATCACGGTTACCGAACCACCGGATAGCAGGAGCCATCGAGCGCTTCTTGAAGCTGCTCTGGAGCGCCCTGATGCGCTGTTCGCATTCCTGAGCAGCGGCGTGAAGGATTGGGATTGGAATCAGGTGCGGTGGACGCTGAACGAGCTGGTAAGGTACGCGCAGCAGGACGAGCAAGCAAAGACCGTGGTGATTGCGGGGCTGACACTGCTCAATGACCGCAGATACGATACGGGAAGCAAGAAGCGGAGTTCGATCATCCAGGCGATCCGCGAAGCGCTCCATATGATCTTCGAAACAACACCTTCGATCGCGCTGCAGACCCACGGGAGGTATCAGCTTATCCGCTGGTTGACCAGGGACTGCTTGCGACCGCCAGGTACCGCAAGCGACGTGTTGATCATGGACGTTGCGGAGTGCCCGCCTGAAGGCGCAGAAAGTGCCGCACGACTGCTCGTTGCCGCTTACCGGCAGGGTTGGCGTCAATTCGTCGTGTACAACGCGCAGGGCCATCGGTTTTGCGGCTCTGGATTGGGAGCTCAGACCACCGGGGTACGGATCGATGTATACGATAGTGCGGGCGATTATCTCGGCTCATCGATCGATGGTGCCGCGGTGTACGTGCACGGCGATGGCCAGGATCAGCTCGGACAGATCGTTAAGAGCGGTAAACTCGTGATCTTCGGTGACGTCGGCCAGACGTTCATGTACGGTGCTAAAGGCGGTGAGGCATACGTGCTGGGCAATACCGCAGGCAGACCACTCATCAACGCCGTGGGCAAGCCACGGGTGGTCATCAACGGAACCTGTCTCGATTACCTCGCGGAGTCCTTTATGGCCGGTGATCCGCTGAACGGCGGTGGCTTCGTGATAGTTAATGGCCTTGAACCAGATGAGCATGGCCGCTTTCACGAGCAGGATACACCATACCCGGGCTCCAATCTCTTCTCGCTCGCCTCCGGCGGTGCGATTTACATCCGGGATCCGCATCACCGAGTGGTAGCGGAGCAGCTCAACGGCGGAGCGTTCTCCACGGTCACACCTGCGGACTGGGAGCTCATCGTGCCGTATTTGCAGGAGAACGAGCAGCTCTTCGGTATTTCCGTGGACGACGATCTCCTCAGAGTCAACGGCGTCCGGAAACAGCCACAAGAGGTCTATCGCAAGGTACAACCGATAACGAGCACCTTCAGCAACGGGATGGGTCCCGTATGA